The genome window ACTTCTCGTGGGGCGAGACTCGAAAAGTCGAGGGTGAAGTCGTCGACAAAGCCGGTCACAGTGACGCGACTGCCGTATTTGACGGCACGACTATTCCTTTACGCCGTTGGGACGACTGGGAACGGAGTCGACTGCGCAAGATCCGCCGTGAGGAGAAGCGAAGGCGACAGATGGAGCGCATGCACGGGCAGGCGTTCtacggcgacgacgataACATGCTGGTGGCGCCCGACCGCGGCTTTGCACGTGACGAGTCAGATAACCAGTCGATTGTCTCGTCTGAAGAAGACGCGTGGGGTGGTGATGTTGGCGGCTACGACGAGAACCATCCGTCTTTCCCGCCTCCGCCCATGTCGCTCCCACCAGAGTCGCGGCCGATGCCAGGTCCGTCGATAGGCATGGACCAGATGGCACAGATGCTCGACCAGGGCTTCGAGGAGCCACCGCCGGCAAACTTGCGACACGACCGCCGCACACCATCGCCGCTGCATCGCCCGCGCGTGTCGCCGCCAGCCGATCAGTACTCGGGGCAGTATGTTGGCGTGGGCCAGGGCCGCGGACCAACGCATGGCCGCGGGGAGAGTACGAGCATCGAACAGTACGTCAATGGGCATGTGCGACAGCGTTCCGCTGGCGGTCAAAACGGGTATGGACCGCTGGGACCCGCGTAGTATAGCATTATGACTGTGACGACGGACTACAACTGGAGACGCCTGTGGGCGCCATTATGACAGACAGCATTCATACACTCTGCATTGTAATAGACTTGCCGCACACGAAGCGGTCCCGTCCTTTGTACATGTTAGTGGGGGCGGTATGCGCATTGCGTGAACCATTCGGATCTGCAGACTACGTCTCAAGCTATGTACAACATCTACATTTACACTACTGCacgaggccgcgcgcctGTATCGTGGCCGCGAGGCTCTCGACCTGTCATCAGCTTGTGACTCTACTCAACGCAGCTGCTCCACTTACTTGCATGCTCGTGTGGCGGATGCGAGCGTCCCAGCGTTCGGTCCAAGCCACGGGCTGGACAggcgtctcctcgcgctcgacgccaagtCCACCAGCGGTTCCGGCTACCTGcccgtccttgtcctcgtgCCGGCTCTCGAAATACAGTAGCGAGAGCGGCTGGTCGATCCACGCTCGCAGACGCCCCTGCTCGATCATCTTCCGCgcaacgccctcggcggccgcagcgtcgaggacgagtaaGTCGCCAAGCGCGTCAAAGCTGATGTTGTCGTAGACCTGGCGTTAGCTCCACCACCTTATTCCTCCGCCGCAACTCACCTTGGCACAAGCGCCGACATTGTGCTCGCGCACCGCGCGCTCCAGCACCGTCCCACCACCCTCAACCTGTGCCTTCTGGTGTGGCATGAGCCCAGCCTCGaactcggcgacctcggccgGCCGCACAATATACTCGAGCAGCATCTTGCGGAGCATAGTGCCAAGATGGGGAGGAATGACGGCATACAcgcggtcgtcgcggtTCAGCTGGGCGAgaaggcggaggcgctGTGGACCAGCCGGAGCGAGGATGGAAGTAGTAACGGCCTGCTGGAGCATCATGAGGCGGTCGTCTTCGTCGACCGCCGGATCGAGGGATACGTCGTGATACACCCGCGCAGCCTCCGTAAAGCGTGCGCCGTAATCGAACAGGCGGGCTTGAGAGAGACGGAAGGTGAGCTGCGATTCCTTGGGCGTCTCGGGCGTAATCAGGAGAGAGGCGCGATTGAA of Cutaneotrichosporon cavernicola HIS019 DNA, chromosome: 4 contains these proteins:
- a CDS encoding uncharacterized protein (PCI domain) — protein: MDVDTDLGPKLASIADISNQRDRIDSYLSLLETLLSPPNVSDLTTFGLHFTTSTSVPLVVGRRVLGAFVAALTAGLGLQAEGDDEAKWVSLGAVVGDREDRKAIIEGVLGDNAGWCEEQTTRLRRAQSTILQNEEDWAGAAEALIRIPLEGSSRLVSDDEKLGIYLQIVRLLLEDERSERAQHFFNRASLLITPETPKESQLTFRLSQARLFDYGARFTEAARVYHDVSLDPAVDEDDRLMMLQQAVTTSILAPAGPQRLRLLAQLNRDDRVYAVIPPHLGTMLRKMLLEYIVRPAEVAEFEAGLMPHQKAQVEGGGTVLERAVREHNVGACAKVYDNISFDALGDLLVLDAAAAEGVARKMIEQGRLRAWIDQPLSLLYFESRHEDKDGQVAGTAGGLGVEREETPVQPVAWTERWDARIRHTSMQVESLAATIQARGLVQ